A genomic stretch from Frigoribacterium sp. PvP032 includes:
- a CDS encoding DUF3515 domain-containing protein, which produces MSAPYRRLLRPSVVAALGVVAVSILSGCTAAVPMQSADGANDPDCAQVVVHLPDTVGPDSDPQQRRETDAQGTGAWGTPSTVLLRCGVESPAISDLPCNDVQGVDWLSDDGPEDGDTFTFTTYGRTPAVQVVVSAEVGSTALFDLADAVGYLPEDGRGCVGVDDLPSVGDPADTSTDVPSESPAP; this is translated from the coding sequence ATGTCCGCACCGTACCGCCGCCTCCTGCGCCCTTCTGTCGTCGCCGCCCTCGGCGTGGTCGCCGTGTCGATCCTCTCGGGCTGCACGGCCGCCGTGCCGATGCAGTCGGCCGACGGTGCGAACGACCCCGACTGCGCCCAGGTCGTCGTGCACCTGCCCGACACGGTCGGGCCCGACTCCGACCCGCAGCAGCGGCGCGAGACCGACGCGCAGGGCACCGGGGCCTGGGGCACGCCCTCGACTGTGCTGTTGCGCTGCGGCGTCGAGTCGCCCGCGATCTCCGACCTGCCGTGCAACGACGTGCAGGGCGTCGACTGGCTGTCCGACGACGGCCCTGAGGACGGCGACACCTTCACCTTCACGACCTACGGCCGGACGCCCGCCGTGCAGGTCGTCGTCAGCGCCGAGGTCGGCAGCACCGCGCTCTTCGACCTCGCGGACGCCGTCGGCTACCTGCCGGAGGACGGCCGCGGCTGCGTCGGCGTCGACGACCTGCCGAGCGTCGGAGACCCGGCCGACACGTCGACCGACGTGCCCTCGGAGTCGCCCGCCCCCTGA
- a CDS encoding acyl-CoA dehydrogenase family protein produces the protein MTSVDRIVRPSFTKSLFAGRIASELVFPYPHMSAAEAARVETVSASAREVLADYDPLRAEREGWIGDDTVRALGERGLMGLFVSEEYGGLGLSQSAYCRVYEEFGRVDGTLATVMGVHQSIGTKPLHLFGTDDQKARWLPDLASGRKLAAFVLTEPNVGSDAYALETRAERQSDGSWLLNGEKRWIGNGDKDVLTVFAQSDLGHVALIVEKGMDGLSTGPRFETHGLKANHLQRVHFKDVRVPAENLLGEPGDGFRIAVNTLNNGRMSMGTAIAGGMKRFLELSLTHTEARHQFGRPLADFEMVGDKLAWMTQQIYGVESMSYLTTGLVDRGDTDFALESAMTKVTASDTGWYALNRAVQLHGGEAYMEGHPLSKALRDFRIFPIFEGANDVLRAFVALNGLKALSEELPDVASLSIGDPGRAIGVLAPYVTGRVQRRIKPERPVGVHPQLARAAAQVGEQVSQLRERAEGALRKHGKRVQEAQLVQKRLADAASGIYAQTAVLSRASVALEEARADSDAERHLAIGFCKQSARQVARQLRALEVNDDRHVTALAASTRASGGYAFRL, from the coding sequence ATGACCAGCGTCGATCGAATCGTCCGCCCCTCCTTCACCAAGTCGCTCTTCGCGGGGCGGATCGCGTCCGAGCTCGTCTTCCCGTACCCGCACATGTCGGCGGCTGAGGCAGCGAGGGTCGAGACGGTCTCCGCGTCGGCGCGCGAGGTGCTGGCCGACTACGACCCGCTGCGCGCCGAGCGCGAGGGCTGGATCGGCGACGACACGGTGCGGGCCCTCGGCGAGCGAGGGCTGATGGGCCTGTTCGTCTCCGAGGAGTACGGCGGGCTCGGCCTCAGCCAGAGCGCCTACTGCCGCGTCTACGAGGAGTTCGGCCGGGTCGACGGCACCCTCGCCACCGTGATGGGCGTGCACCAGTCGATCGGCACGAAGCCGCTGCACCTGTTCGGCACGGACGACCAGAAGGCCCGCTGGCTGCCCGACCTGGCGAGCGGCCGCAAGCTGGCCGCGTTCGTCCTCACCGAGCCGAACGTGGGCAGCGACGCCTACGCGCTCGAGACGAGGGCCGAGCGGCAGAGCGACGGCAGCTGGCTGTTGAACGGCGAGAAGCGCTGGATCGGCAACGGCGACAAGGACGTCCTGACGGTCTTCGCCCAGAGCGACCTCGGGCACGTCGCCCTCATCGTCGAGAAGGGCATGGACGGGCTGAGCACCGGCCCGCGCTTCGAGACGCACGGCCTGAAGGCCAACCACCTCCAGCGCGTGCACTTCAAAGATGTGAGGGTGCCCGCCGAGAACCTGCTCGGCGAGCCGGGCGACGGCTTCCGCATCGCGGTGAACACGCTGAACAACGGCCGGATGTCGATGGGGACGGCCATCGCGGGCGGCATGAAGCGGTTCCTCGAGCTGAGCCTCACGCACACGGAGGCGCGGCACCAGTTCGGCCGCCCCCTCGCCGACTTCGAGATGGTCGGCGACAAGCTCGCGTGGATGACGCAGCAGATCTACGGCGTCGAGTCGATGTCGTACCTGACCACCGGCCTCGTCGACCGCGGCGACACCGACTTCGCCCTCGAGTCGGCCATGACGAAGGTCACGGCCAGCGACACCGGCTGGTACGCGCTCAACCGCGCCGTCCAGCTGCACGGCGGCGAGGCCTACATGGAGGGGCACCCGCTGTCGAAGGCCCTGCGCGACTTCCGCATCTTCCCGATCTTCGAGGGCGCGAACGACGTCCTCCGTGCCTTCGTCGCGCTCAACGGCCTCAAGGCGCTCAGCGAGGAGCTGCCCGACGTCGCGTCCCTGAGCATCGGCGATCCCGGTCGAGCGATCGGCGTGCTTGCCCCCTACGTGACCGGCCGCGTCCAGCGGCGCATCAAGCCGGAGCGGCCGGTGGGCGTTCACCCGCAGCTCGCGCGTGCCGCGGCGCAGGTGGGCGAGCAGGTCTCCCAGCTGCGCGAGCGGGCCGAGGGCGCCCTCCGCAAGCACGGCAAGCGCGTCCAGGAGGCCCAGCTGGTGCAGAAGCGCCTCGCCGACGCGGCGTCAGGCATCTACGCGCAGACGGCCGTGCTCTCGCGGGCGTCGGTCGCCCTCGAGGAGGCGCGGGCCGACTCCGACGCCGAGCGTCACCTGGCGATCGGGTTCTGCAAGCAGTCTGCCCGCCAGGTCGCACGGCAGCTACGGGCGCTCGAGGTGAACGACGACCGGCACGTGACCGCGCTCGCGGCGTCGACCCGCGCCTCCGGCGGCTACGCGTTCCGGCTCTGA
- the thiL gene encoding thiamine-phosphate kinase, with protein sequence MERSSRSLDAADTADAADTVDSADAAAADTVQSVGELATLARILPRLPRGLDTQLGPGDDAAVVAAPDGRFVVTTDLMVHGPDFRRAWSTPHDLGWKAAASNLSDVAAMGARPTALVVALAVPGDTPVADLEGLADGLRDACAAMAPGCGVVGGDLSVSAVFTVAVTAFGDLDGHHPVRRDGAGVGDVVAVSGPLGRAARGLDLLFRLGVDHEGVPDAGLAREVRDRDADVGWQLAPTPPIADGPAAALAGATAMLDLSDGLALDASRLARASGVVLDLESSALGADPHAALAGGEDHSLLATFPAGTDLPGGFRPVGTVRDLAGGAPRVAVDGRDLGEPGGWDPYRLWTGQQG encoded by the coding sequence ATGGAACGATCCTCCAGGTCTCTCGACGCTGCCGACACCGCCGACGCTGCCGACACCGTCGATTCTGCCGACGCCGCTGCTGCCGACACCGTCCAGTCCGTCGGCGAGCTGGCGACCCTCGCGCGCATCCTGCCCCGCCTGCCGCGGGGTCTCGACACGCAGCTCGGCCCGGGCGACGACGCGGCCGTCGTCGCCGCGCCCGACGGCCGCTTCGTCGTGACGACCGACCTGATGGTGCACGGGCCGGACTTCCGGCGTGCGTGGTCGACGCCGCACGACCTCGGCTGGAAGGCCGCCGCCTCGAACCTCTCGGACGTGGCGGCGATGGGGGCCCGGCCCACGGCTCTCGTCGTCGCCCTGGCCGTGCCGGGCGACACGCCCGTGGCCGACCTGGAGGGGCTCGCCGACGGGCTCCGCGACGCCTGCGCGGCCATGGCGCCGGGGTGTGGCGTCGTCGGCGGCGACCTCTCCGTCTCGGCGGTCTTCACCGTCGCGGTCACGGCGTTCGGCGACCTCGACGGGCATCACCCGGTCCGGCGCGACGGAGCCGGCGTCGGCGACGTGGTCGCCGTGTCCGGGCCGCTCGGCCGGGCGGCGCGGGGCCTCGACCTGCTCTTCCGTCTCGGCGTCGACCACGAGGGCGTCCCCGACGCTGGCCTCGCCCGTGAGGTGCGCGACCGCGACGCCGACGTCGGCTGGCAGCTCGCGCCGACGCCCCCGATCGCCGACGGGCCTGCCGCCGCCCTGGCCGGCGCGACGGCGATGCTCGACCTCTCCGACGGCCTCGCGCTCGACGCGTCCCGGCTGGCCCGCGCCTCCGGCGTCGTGCTCGACCTCGAGTCCTCCGCGCTCGGAGCCGATCCGCACGCCGCCCTCGCCGGAGGAGAGGACCACTCCCTGCTCGCGACGTTCCCGGCGGGGACCGACCTGCCGGGAGGCTTCCGGCCTGTCGGCACGGTCCGCGACCTCGCAGGAGGCGCCCCCCGCGTCGCCGTCGACGGCCGCGACCTCGGCGAGCCCGGCGGCTGGGACCCCTACCGCCTCTGGACCGGCCAGCAGGGCTGA
- a CDS encoding D-alanine--D-alanine ligase family protein codes for MTTTTPATAAAPATEAPAPAEKQTVVVLFGGRSSEHSISCATAGGVLAAIDRDRFDVVPVGITREGAFTLQPDDAALFALDAESLPEVRDNGTRVRWPETATSRGLSVVEPDGDVRLLGDVDVVFPILHGRFGEDGTVQGLLELAGLPYVGAGLLASAVGMDKHFTKTVLQQAGIAVAPWRTVRRAEWTSAPEAVAAEVAQLGFPLFVKPARAGSSVGVSRVDGPEQLAAAMEVGLAEDHKVLVEAGVVGREIECAVLGGRDGGAPRTSVAGEIVLGDETFYDFESKYLGGAGADLLCPAPLSDDELAEMQRLAALAFESIDGTGLARVDFFLTDEGWVVNEVNTMPGFTPISMFPACWLASGLSYPELITELVELGLATDR; via the coding sequence ATGACCACCACCACCCCCGCCACGGCTGCGGCCCCTGCGACCGAGGCTCCGGCGCCTGCCGAGAAGCAGACCGTCGTCGTCCTGTTCGGCGGCCGCTCGAGCGAGCACTCGATCAGCTGCGCCACCGCCGGCGGAGTGCTCGCCGCGATCGACCGCGACCGCTTCGACGTGGTGCCCGTCGGCATCACCCGCGAGGGCGCCTTCACGCTGCAGCCCGACGACGCGGCCCTCTTCGCGCTCGACGCCGAGTCACTGCCCGAGGTGCGGGACAACGGCACCCGCGTCCGCTGGCCCGAGACCGCCACGAGCCGGGGGCTGAGCGTCGTCGAGCCCGACGGCGACGTCCGCCTCCTCGGCGACGTCGACGTGGTGTTCCCGATCCTGCACGGCAGGTTCGGCGAGGACGGCACCGTGCAGGGCCTGCTCGAGCTCGCCGGGCTGCCCTACGTGGGCGCGGGCCTGCTCGCCTCGGCCGTCGGCATGGACAAGCACTTCACCAAGACCGTGCTGCAGCAGGCCGGCATCGCTGTCGCCCCCTGGCGGACGGTGCGCCGTGCCGAGTGGACCAGCGCTCCGGAGGCGGTGGCCGCCGAGGTCGCACAGCTCGGCTTCCCGCTCTTCGTCAAGCCCGCCCGTGCCGGGTCGAGCGTCGGCGTCTCGCGCGTCGACGGCCCAGAGCAGCTGGCCGCCGCCATGGAGGTCGGCCTCGCGGAGGACCACAAGGTGCTCGTCGAGGCTGGCGTCGTCGGCCGCGAGATCGAGTGCGCGGTGCTCGGCGGGCGCGACGGGGGAGCGCCGCGCACCTCCGTCGCCGGCGAGATCGTGCTCGGCGACGAGACCTTCTACGACTTCGAGTCGAAGTACCTGGGCGGTGCCGGCGCCGACCTGCTGTGCCCGGCGCCGCTGTCGGACGACGAGCTCGCCGAGATGCAGCGCCTCGCCGCGCTCGCCTTCGAGTCCATCGACGGCACCGGGCTCGCCCGGGTCGACTTCTTCCTCACCGACGAGGGGTGGGTCGTCAACGAGGTCAACACGATGCCCGGCTTCACGCCGATCTCGATGTTCCCGGCCTGCTGGCTCGCGAGCGGCCTGAGCTACCCCGAGCTGATCACGGAGCTCGTCGAGCTGGGGCTCGCCACCGACCGCTGA
- the rsmD gene encoding 16S rRNA (guanine(966)-N(2))-methyltransferase RsmD, with protein MSRIISGFADNLTLAVPKTGTRPTSDRVREALFSSLDARDEIAGRRVLDLYAGTGGLGLEAASRGAASVVLVEKAPAAAKALRKNVDAVVRRAPAGRAPRVDVVAQPVRSYLAGGASVVDLVFFDPPYELSAAELAADLAALLPSLAEEALVVVERASRDGEPGWPAGLTLDARKSYGDTTVWFATRDA; from the coding sequence GTGTCCCGCATCATCTCCGGCTTCGCCGACAACCTGACCCTGGCCGTGCCGAAGACGGGCACGCGACCGACGAGCGACCGGGTGCGCGAGGCGCTGTTCTCGTCGCTCGACGCCCGCGACGAGATCGCCGGACGCCGCGTGCTCGACCTCTACGCCGGCACGGGCGGGCTCGGGCTCGAGGCGGCGTCGCGCGGTGCTGCCTCGGTCGTGCTCGTCGAGAAGGCGCCCGCTGCCGCGAAGGCGCTGCGGAAGAACGTCGACGCGGTCGTGCGGCGGGCCCCCGCCGGGCGGGCGCCACGGGTCGACGTCGTCGCCCAGCCGGTCAGGTCGTACCTCGCGGGCGGCGCCTCGGTCGTCGACCTGGTGTTCTTCGACCCGCCCTACGAGCTGTCGGCGGCCGAGCTCGCCGCCGACCTCGCCGCCCTGCTGCCGTCGCTGGCCGAGGAGGCGCTGGTCGTCGTCGAGCGCGCCTCCCGAGACGGGGAGCCCGGCTGGCCCGCCGGGCTCACGCTCGACGCCCGCAAGTCGTACGGCGACACGACGGTCTGGTTCGCGACGCGCGACGCCTGA
- a CDS encoding 1-acyl-sn-glycerol-3-phosphate acyltransferase: MSDASSPTPPAGGVDAPLVQTPRRVGRFGRGKEKSAVFRGVAAVGAPLFDRLARIEVRGAEKLPAEGAFVLAPNHYTNIDPVVVARLMWTIGRVPRFLAKASLFRVPLFGSLMRAMGHVPVERGGRTHDSDPLQAGRALATSGGGVIIYPEGTLTRDPDLWPMKGKSGAVRLALQAGVPLIPMAHWGSQHVMGRYSAKISLFPRKRIVAAIGDPVDLSPWRGRHLDQAAYTEATALVMQRITELLAGLRDEEAPAEQWDPHTKHQKETGRFEQP; this comes from the coding sequence GTGAGCGACGCCTCCTCGCCGACCCCGCCGGCCGGCGGCGTCGACGCGCCCCTCGTCCAGACGCCTCGCCGGGTCGGCCGCTTCGGTCGCGGCAAGGAGAAGAGCGCCGTGTTCCGGGGCGTCGCCGCCGTCGGCGCACCGCTCTTCGACCGGCTCGCCCGGATCGAGGTCCGCGGCGCCGAGAAGCTGCCGGCCGAGGGCGCGTTCGTGCTCGCGCCGAACCACTACACCAACATCGACCCCGTCGTCGTGGCGCGGCTGATGTGGACGATCGGGCGCGTTCCGAGGTTCCTCGCCAAGGCCTCGCTGTTCCGCGTGCCCCTCTTCGGCTCGCTGATGCGCGCGATGGGGCACGTGCCCGTCGAGCGCGGCGGACGCACGCACGACAGCGACCCCCTCCAGGCCGGCCGTGCGCTGGCGACCAGTGGCGGGGGAGTGATCATCTACCCCGAGGGGACGCTGACGCGCGATCCCGACCTGTGGCCCATGAAGGGCAAGAGCGGCGCCGTCCGCCTCGCCCTCCAGGCGGGGGTGCCGCTCATCCCGATGGCGCACTGGGGCAGCCAGCACGTGATGGGCCGCTACTCGGCGAAGATCAGCCTGTTCCCGCGCAAGCGCATCGTGGCCGCGATCGGCGACCCCGTCGACCTGTCGCCGTGGCGCGGCCGCCACCTCGACCAGGCCGCCTACACCGAGGCCACGGCCCTCGTCATGCAGCGCATCACCGAGCTGCTGGCCGGCCTCCGCGACGAGGAGGCGCCCGCCGAGCAGTGGGACCCGCACACGAAGCACCAGAAGGAGACCGGACGCTTTGAGCAGCCGTGA
- the leuD gene encoding 3-isopropylmalate dehydratase small subunit, which produces MQKFTVVTGVAAPLKRSNVDTDQIIPAEFLKRVTKTGFEDALFFSARQDPDFVLNRPEYQGARVLVAGPDFGTGSSREHAVWALRDFGFDVVLSSRFGDIFRGNSGKQGLLSAVVAEDDIERIWAVVEASPGVEITVDLAAQTATVGDLTVSFEVDAYTKWRLLEGLDDIGLTLRDEAAITEFETRRAAWRPKTLPVK; this is translated from the coding sequence GTGCAGAAGTTCACCGTCGTCACCGGCGTGGCCGCGCCCCTGAAGCGCTCGAACGTCGACACCGACCAGATCATCCCGGCCGAGTTCCTCAAGCGGGTCACCAAGACCGGCTTCGAGGACGCGCTCTTCTTCTCGGCACGCCAGGACCCGGACTTCGTGCTCAACCGCCCGGAGTACCAGGGCGCCCGGGTGCTGGTGGCTGGCCCCGACTTCGGCACCGGCTCGAGCCGCGAGCACGCTGTCTGGGCGCTCCGCGACTTCGGCTTCGACGTCGTGCTGAGCTCGCGCTTCGGCGACATCTTCCGGGGCAACTCGGGCAAGCAGGGTCTGCTGAGCGCCGTCGTGGCCGAGGACGACATCGAGCGGATCTGGGCGGTCGTCGAGGCGAGCCCCGGCGTCGAGATCACGGTCGACCTCGCCGCGCAGACCGCCACGGTCGGTGACCTCACGGTCTCGTTCGAGGTCGATGCCTACACTAAGTGGCGCCTCCTCGAGGGTCTCGACGACATCGGACTGACCCTCCGCGACGAAGCCGCGATCACAGAATTCGAAACCCGCCGCGCCGCCTGGCGCCCGAAGACATTGCCGGTGAAGTAA
- a CDS encoding NAD(P)H-dependent glycerol-3-phosphate dehydrogenase, whose translation MRSAVPRTVAVLGSGSWGTTFAKVLAEGGADVTLWARRPEVAREITESKRNSDYLPGINLPRTLVATPDVAAALRGAEQVYLSVPSQTLRENLAAIRELVPSGVPVVSLMKGVEKATGLRMSQVVEQELDIDPDLIAVASGPNLALEIAKRQPTAAVVSSQSLETATAVAATATNPYFRSFVNTDVIGTEFGGVLKNLIAVAIGIVDGVGYGENTKASIITRGLAEMTSFAVSFGAKAETLAGLAGLGDLIATCESPLSRNNTAGRLLGQGYAFGDVVRQMNQTAEGLSSVAPILELARSRGVDMPIVQQVAEVLAGTLDPRNIAPHLTETDEPQGE comes from the coding sequence ATGCGCAGCGCGGTGCCCCGTACGGTGGCCGTCCTCGGCTCGGGCAGCTGGGGCACCACGTTCGCCAAGGTCCTCGCCGAGGGCGGGGCGGACGTCACCCTCTGGGCCCGGCGTCCCGAGGTCGCGCGCGAGATCACCGAGTCCAAGCGCAACAGCGACTACCTGCCGGGCATCAACCTGCCGCGCACCCTCGTGGCCACGCCCGACGTGGCCGCGGCGCTCCGCGGAGCCGAGCAGGTCTACCTCTCGGTGCCCAGCCAGACCCTCCGCGAGAACCTGGCCGCGATCCGTGAGCTGGTGCCGTCCGGCGTCCCCGTCGTGAGCCTCATGAAGGGCGTCGAGAAGGCGACCGGGCTGCGCATGAGCCAGGTCGTCGAGCAGGAGCTCGACATCGACCCCGACCTGATCGCCGTCGCGTCGGGCCCGAACCTCGCCCTCGAGATCGCGAAGCGCCAGCCGACCGCCGCCGTCGTCTCGTCGCAGAGCCTCGAGACTGCCACGGCCGTCGCCGCGACCGCGACGAACCCGTACTTCCGCTCGTTCGTGAACACCGACGTGATCGGCACCGAGTTCGGCGGGGTGCTCAAGAACCTCATCGCGGTCGCCATCGGCATCGTCGACGGTGTCGGCTACGGCGAGAACACCAAGGCCTCGATCATCACGCGCGGCCTCGCCGAGATGACCTCGTTCGCCGTCTCGTTCGGGGCGAAGGCCGAGACGCTCGCGGGGCTCGCTGGCCTCGGCGACCTGATCGCGACGTGCGAGTCGCCGCTGTCGCGCAACAACACGGCCGGCCGCCTCCTCGGCCAGGGCTACGCCTTCGGCGACGTCGTCCGGCAGATGAACCAGACGGCCGAGGGGCTCAGCTCGGTCGCGCCGATCCTCGAGCTGGCTCGCTCACGAGGCGTCGACATGCCCATCGTGCAGCAGGTCGCCGAGGTGCTCGCCGGTACGCTCGACCCGCGGAACATCGCGCCGCACCTGACCGAGACCGACGAGCCCCAGGGCGAGTAG
- the murA gene encoding UDP-N-acetylglucosamine 1-carboxyvinyltransferase: MNSLVQDAAAAGARVGLKSDEIVIRGGKPLIGRIEVRGAKNLATKAMVAALLGDTPSILRDVPDISDVNVVRGLLSVHGVRITDPARGEMILDPANVESAHFAEIDAHAGSSRIPILFCGPLLHRLGEAFIPDLGGCRIGDRPIDFHLDALRAFGAVVDKSYNGIHLTAPDGLKGANIELPYPSVGATEQVLLTAVLADGVTELRNAAIEPEIMDLIAILQKMGAIVSVEPNRVIFIEGVKTLRGYTHRAINDRNEAASWASAALATKGDIFVEGADQKDLMTFLNVFRKVGGDFDVHEDGIRFFHPGGELKPVVVETDVHPGFMTDWQQPLIVALTQAQGTSIVHETVYENRFQFTEALNDMGADITVHKEGLPGHDRRVARREFEQAAVINGPTALHGADIRVPDLRGGFSHLIAALTAEGESKISNVGIISRGYEHFIAKLRKLGADFDFQG; the protein is encoded by the coding sequence GTGAACTCTCTCGTCCAAGACGCAGCAGCTGCAGGGGCCCGTGTCGGCCTGAAGTCCGATGAGATCGTCATCCGCGGCGGCAAGCCGCTGATCGGTCGGATCGAGGTGCGCGGGGCGAAGAACCTCGCCACGAAGGCGATGGTCGCCGCGTTGCTCGGCGACACCCCGAGCATCCTGCGCGACGTCCCGGACATCAGCGACGTCAACGTCGTCCGCGGGCTGCTGTCGGTGCACGGCGTCCGCATCACCGACCCGGCCCGAGGCGAGATGATCCTCGACCCGGCCAACGTCGAGTCGGCGCACTTCGCCGAGATCGACGCGCACGCGGGCTCGAGCCGCATCCCGATCCTCTTCTGCGGCCCGCTGCTGCACCGACTGGGCGAGGCGTTCATCCCCGACCTCGGCGGCTGCCGCATCGGCGACCGTCCCATCGACTTCCACCTCGACGCCCTCCGGGCCTTCGGCGCGGTCGTCGACAAGTCGTACAACGGCATCCACCTGACCGCGCCCGACGGCCTCAAGGGCGCCAACATCGAGCTGCCCTACCCGAGCGTCGGCGCGACCGAGCAGGTCCTGCTCACGGCGGTGCTCGCCGACGGCGTCACCGAGCTCCGCAACGCGGCCATCGAGCCCGAGATCATGGACCTCATCGCCATCCTGCAGAAGATGGGCGCCATCGTCTCGGTCGAGCCGAACCGCGTCATCTTCATCGAGGGCGTGAAGACGCTCCGCGGCTACACGCACCGGGCCATCAACGACCGCAACGAGGCCGCCAGCTGGGCCAGCGCCGCGCTGGCGACCAAGGGCGACATCTTCGTCGAGGGTGCCGACCAGAAAGACCTGATGACGTTCCTCAACGTCTTCCGCAAGGTCGGCGGCGACTTCGACGTCCACGAGGACGGCATCCGCTTCTTCCACCCCGGCGGCGAGCTCAAGCCCGTCGTCGTCGAGACCGACGTGCACCCCGGCTTCATGACCGACTGGCAGCAGCCGCTCATCGTGGCGCTGACCCAGGCGCAGGGCACCTCGATCGTGCACGAGACGGTCTACGAGAACCGCTTCCAGTTCACCGAGGCGCTGAACGACATGGGCGCCGACATCACCGTCCACAAAGAGGGCCTGCCCGGCCACGACCGCCGGGTCGCCCGCCGCGAGTTCGAGCAGGCGGCCGTCATCAACGGCCCCACCGCCCTGCACGGAGCCGACATCCGCGTGCCCGACCTGCGCGGCGGCTTCAGCCACCTCATCGCCGCCCTGACGGCCGAGGGCGAGTCCAAGATCAGCAACGTCGGCATCATCAGCCGCGGCTACGAGCACTTCATCGCGAAGCTGCGCAAGCTGGGCGCCGACTTCGACTTCCAGGGCTGA